The Afipia massiliensis genome has a segment encoding these proteins:
- the tldD gene encoding metalloprotease TldD: protein MSHPSDAVPVTTSLLDRAGLDRDAVRKEIVRGLAGADDGELFLEYRQSEGLGFDNGRLKQATYDTAQGFGLRAVKNDAVGYAHSSDVSLPALIRAADAVHAVRGGYSGTFAAAPGHTNTRLYGDENPLDGQSFETKVKLLAEIDAYVRDKDPRVRQVSVSLGATWQVVEIVRPDGESYRDIRPLVRVNISVVAGNGDRQESGSHGYGGREGYARFIETKAWRSAADGAIRQALVNLESVPAPAGEMDVVLGPGWPGVMLHEAVGHGLEGDFNRKQTSAFSGLMGQQVAAKGVTVVDDGTISSKRGSLSIDDEGTPTNRTVLIEDGILVGYMQDRQNARLMNMKPTGNGRRESYAHVPMPRMTNTYMLAGGRDPAEILSSVKNGIFAANFGGGQVDIVSGKYVFQCTEAYKIENGKLGAPLKGAMLIGNGPTDLHRISMVGNDLQLDDGIGTCGKQGQGVPVGVGQPTLRMDRITVGGTG from the coding sequence ATGAGCCATCCGTCCGACGCCGTGCCTGTGACCACCTCGCTGCTCGACCGCGCGGGGCTCGACCGCGACGCAGTGCGCAAGGAAATCGTGCGTGGGCTGGCCGGCGCCGACGACGGCGAGCTGTTTCTGGAATACCGCCAGTCCGAAGGGCTCGGCTTTGACAACGGCCGCCTCAAGCAGGCGACCTACGACACCGCGCAGGGGTTCGGATTGCGGGCGGTCAAGAATGACGCCGTCGGCTATGCCCATTCCTCCGATGTCTCGCTGCCTGCCCTGATCCGCGCCGCGGACGCCGTCCATGCGGTGCGCGGCGGCTATTCCGGGACATTCGCTGCCGCACCCGGCCATACCAACACGCGCCTTTACGGCGATGAAAATCCACTCGACGGCCAGAGCTTCGAGACCAAGGTGAAGCTGCTTGCCGAAATCGATGCCTATGTCCGCGACAAGGATCCGCGCGTGCGGCAGGTGTCGGTATCGCTCGGCGCGACCTGGCAGGTGGTGGAAATCGTGCGGCCCGACGGCGAAAGCTATCGCGACATCCGCCCGCTGGTGCGCGTGAATATTTCCGTGGTCGCAGGCAACGGCGACCGGCAGGAAAGCGGCAGCCACGGTTACGGCGGCCGCGAAGGCTATGCGCGCTTCATCGAAACCAAGGCGTGGCGTTCGGCCGCCGACGGCGCGATCCGTCAGGCGCTGGTCAATCTGGAATCGGTGCCTGCGCCCGCGGGCGAAATGGACGTGGTGCTCGGCCCCGGCTGGCCCGGTGTGATGCTGCATGAAGCCGTCGGTCATGGACTCGAGGGCGATTTCAACCGCAAGCAGACCTCTGCCTTTTCCGGCCTGATGGGCCAGCAGGTCGCCGCCAAGGGCGTCACCGTGGTGGACGACGGCACCATTTCGTCGAAGCGCGGCTCGCTGTCCATCGACGACGAAGGCACGCCGACCAACCGCACCGTGCTGATCGAGGACGGCATTCTTGTCGGCTATATGCAGGACCGTCAGAACGCGCGGCTGATGAACATGAAGCCTACCGGCAACGGACGCCGCGAGAGCTACGCGCACGTGCCCATGCCGCGCATGACCAACACCTACATGCTGGCGGGCGGGCGCGACCCGGCGGAAATTCTCAGCTCGGTGAAAAACGGAATCTTCGCTGCGAATTTCGGTGGCGGTCAGGTCGACATCGTGTCCGGCAAGTATGTGTTCCAGTGCACCGAGGCCTACAAGATCGAGAACGGCAAGCTCGGCGCGCCGCTGAAAGGCGCGATGCTGATCGGCAACGGCCCCACCGACCTGCATCGCATCTCGATGGTGGGCAACGACCTACAACTCGATGACGGCATCGGCACCTGCGGCAAGCAGGGTCAGGGCGTCCCGGTCGGCGTCGGACAGCCGACGCTGCGCATGGACCGCATCACCGTCGGCGGGACAGGCTAG
- a CDS encoding cytochrome c biogenesis CcdA family protein, with product MTIIALAFAAGLLSILSPCVLPLLPIVLGAAVTQHRWGPLALAAGLAISFTGLGLLIAVAGFSLGLDASVFRMVAAIIMIAMGLVLLMPAWQTRLATAGGPVSDWTDRTFGGFSGSGLSGQFAMGLLLGAVWSPCVGPTLGAASLLASQGRDLAQVTVTMAVFGLGAALPLAILGLLSRSALMRMRGRMLSAGQFGKALLGVALLLIGIGIVTGADKWIETALVNASPVWLTDLTTRF from the coding sequence GTGACCATCATCGCACTGGCGTTCGCCGCAGGACTGCTGTCGATCCTGTCGCCGTGCGTGTTGCCGCTGCTGCCCATCGTGCTGGGCGCGGCGGTGACACAGCATCGCTGGGGTCCGCTCGCGCTCGCAGCGGGTCTTGCCATCTCATTCACAGGGTTGGGATTGCTGATCGCGGTCGCCGGTTTCTCCCTTGGGCTGGACGCCAGCGTGTTTCGCATGGTTGCGGCCATCATCATGATTGCGATGGGGCTGGTTCTGCTGATGCCGGCCTGGCAGACCCGTCTGGCCACGGCAGGCGGTCCCGTTTCCGACTGGACCGATCGGACGTTTGGCGGATTCTCCGGCTCCGGTCTCAGCGGTCAATTTGCGATGGGACTGTTGCTGGGCGCTGTCTGGTCGCCGTGCGTTGGCCCGACACTGGGCGCGGCTTCATTGCTCGCGTCGCAGGGGCGCGATCTTGCTCAGGTGACGGTCACGATGGCGGTATTCGGTCTCGGAGCTGCCTTGCCGCTCGCCATTCTGGGGCTTCTGTCCCGCTCCGCTCTTATGAGGATGCGCGGGCGCATGTTGTCCGCAGGGCAGTTCGGTAAAGCGCTGCTGGGCGTGGCGCTGCTCCTGATCGGGATCGGCATCGTCACGGGCGCCGACAAGTGGATCGAGACCGCTCTCGTCAACGCTTCGCCGGTCTGGCTGACCGACTTGACGACGCGATTCTGA
- a CDS encoding MmcQ/YjbR family DNA-binding protein, with amino-acid sequence MTFDDVRVVALKWPEVTDGTSYGTPALKVRGKLLTRLKEDGESLVVLGVDADERAMLIETQPKIFYFTDHYRDWPIVLLRLPKARRQAVEGLLLRHWRTLASKRAIKALEAIPGRGP; translated from the coding sequence ATGACGTTCGATGATGTTCGGGTTGTCGCCTTGAAGTGGCCGGAGGTCACCGACGGAACGTCATACGGCACCCCTGCCCTGAAGGTGCGCGGCAAACTTCTGACGCGGCTGAAGGAAGACGGCGAAAGTCTCGTCGTGCTGGGCGTTGACGCTGATGAGCGCGCCATGCTGATCGAAACGCAGCCGAAAATTTTCTATTTCACCGATCATTATCGCGACTGGCCGATCGTACTGTTGCGGCTGCCAAAAGCACGGCGGCAAGCGGTTGAGGGATTGCTGCTGCGGCATTGGCGCACGCTGGCCTCGAAGAGGGCCATCAAGGCGCTGGAGGCAATCCCCGGTCGCGGGCCCTAA
- a CDS encoding thioredoxin family protein: MRQVSGGLRVALFAAAFAVAGLVQAAMASTPYSESAFKSAQATGAPILVEIHANWCSTCKAQAPIIDALAVQPKFKNLKIFRVDFDSQKSDVQKFGAKMQSTLIVYKGNSEVGRSVGDTKRDSIAALLDKGL, encoded by the coding sequence ATGCGACAAGTTTCCGGAGGACTTCGCGTCGCCCTGTTCGCGGCGGCTTTTGCAGTTGCCGGTCTGGTTCAGGCCGCCATGGCGTCCACACCCTATTCGGAGAGCGCGTTCAAATCCGCCCAAGCCACGGGCGCGCCCATTCTCGTGGAAATCCACGCCAACTGGTGTTCGACCTGCAAGGCGCAGGCGCCGATCATTGACGCCCTCGCAGTTCAGCCGAAATTCAAGAATCTCAAGATATTCCGCGTCGATTTCGATAGCCAGAAATCCGACGTGCAGAAATTCGGCGCCAAAATGCAGTCGACGCTGATTGTCTACAAGGGCAATTCGGAAGTGGGCCGTTCGGTTGGCGACACCAAGCGGGACTCGATCGCGGCCCTGCTCGACAAGGGCCTTTGA
- a CDS encoding invasion associated locus B family protein, with protein sequence MGVRNQPFSIRSLATAPVWLAIALFAAALFAASAPARAQGAVKSVHGDWQIRCDTPAGAQAEQCALIQSVVAEDRSNAGLTVIILKTADQKSKLMRVVAPLGVLLPSGLGLKLDDKDVGRAGFVRCLPNGCVAEVVMEDALLNQLKTAKTATFIIFETPEEGIGFPLSLKGIGEGYDKLP encoded by the coding sequence ATGGGCGTGCGAAACCAACCTTTCTCGATCCGCAGCCTCGCGACGGCGCCGGTCTGGCTCGCGATTGCGCTTTTCGCAGCGGCGCTTTTCGCAGCGTCCGCTCCGGCACGGGCGCAGGGCGCGGTCAAATCGGTCCATGGCGACTGGCAGATTCGCTGCGATACCCCGGCCGGTGCGCAGGCCGAACAATGCGCCCTGATCCAGAGCGTGGTGGCTGAAGACCGCTCCAACGCAGGCCTGACCGTCATTATCCTCAAGACAGCGGACCAGAAGAGCAAGCTGATGCGAGTGGTCGCGCCGCTGGGCGTGCTGCTGCCGTCCGGTCTCGGACTCAAGCTCGACGACAAGGATGTGGGCCGGGCCGGATTCGTGCGCTGCCTGCCCAACGGCTGCGTTGCCGAAGTCGTGATGGAAGACGCGCTGCTCAACCAGCTCAAGACCGCCAAGACCGCGACCTTCATCATTTTCGAGACGCCGGAAGAAGGCATCGGCTTCCCGCTCAGCCTGAAGGGAATCGGCGAGGGCTACGACAAGCTGCCGTAG
- a CDS encoding DUF6644 family protein: MTDAAPAIFAALEASGFGAAIRQSRWLYMIANVGHIVSLMVFAGAIAVMDLRMAGALSATSPGYVLKAARRVAIAGFSGLVVSGAFLFTAEASHVIVNRVFQIKLGLIALGLLNVALFEILIAPKVKDLPPLTLLPSGARAAAVASISIWIAVAICGRSIAYF, translated from the coding sequence ATGACGGACGCGGCGCCCGCGATCTTCGCCGCGCTGGAGGCCTCGGGATTCGGCGCGGCGATCCGGCAGTCGCGCTGGCTCTACATGATCGCCAATGTCGGCCACATCGTATCGCTGATGGTCTTCGCAGGCGCCATTGCGGTAATGGACCTGCGCATGGCCGGCGCGCTGTCCGCGACGTCGCCGGGATACGTGCTGAAGGCGGCGCGACGTGTCGCAATCGCCGGCTTCTCTGGTCTCGTCGTGTCCGGCGCGTTTCTGTTCACGGCGGAAGCCAGCCACGTCATCGTGAACCGTGTATTTCAGATCAAGCTCGGTTTGATCGCGCTCGGTCTTCTCAACGTCGCGCTGTTTGAAATCCTGATTGCACCGAAGGTGAAAGATTTGCCGCCGCTGACGCTGCTGCCGTCGGGGGCGCGCGCCGCAGCCGTGGCATCGATCTCGATCTGGATCGCGGTTGCGATCTGTGGGCGTTCGATCGCTTATTTTTGA
- a CDS encoding DUF6152 family protein: MKYTQVAIAGFSVLAVTTMAAVAHHGWGSYDAGKPITVEGSILASTFENPHATIAVKAPDKIWTVTLAPTSRMIARGAPADVVAVGKKVSAYGYPSTVEMNEMRAERISVDGKTYELR, translated from the coding sequence ATGAAGTATACCCAGGTTGCAATCGCCGGATTTTCCGTTCTCGCTGTCACGACAATGGCTGCGGTCGCGCATCATGGCTGGGGAAGTTACGATGCCGGAAAGCCGATCACGGTCGAAGGATCGATCCTGGCCAGCACGTTCGAAAATCCGCATGCGACAATCGCGGTGAAAGCGCCTGACAAGATATGGACCGTGACGCTGGCGCCGACGTCGCGCATGATCGCACGCGGTGCGCCAGCTGACGTCGTTGCCGTCGGCAAGAAGGTGTCCGCCTATGGCTATCCCTCGACCGTGGAGATGAATGAGATGCGCGCCGAACGGATTTCGGTGGACGGCAAGACTTACGAGCTGCGCTGA